In Paenibacillus sp. BIC5C1, a genomic segment contains:
- a CDS encoding Crp/Fnr family transcriptional regulator, with protein sequence MKMYREYEKIQSYMSLFNLEQIFADAALLPIQLREYDSDEYVLSEGNELDGLYFQVEGLTRVSSSVETGKSLLLRFCHPLSIFGDIELIQKVVVQSQVQAVQPSKFLFLDIEFVERKLMQDYRFLNEMLKHLSYKLQTCTAASRINSLSSVEERFAIYLMSTRLPKEFGKEISTPHIPEIASVIGTTPRHLNRLIQKLSDLEILCKKRKGFVVLDWGRVDELSNGLRYD encoded by the coding sequence ATGAAAATGTACAGGGAATATGAAAAAATACAATCTTACATGTCCCTTTTTAATTTGGAACAAATCTTTGCCGACGCTGCTTTGCTTCCCATTCAGCTTCGGGAATATGATTCAGATGAATATGTTCTTTCCGAAGGCAATGAGTTGGATGGTCTTTACTTTCAAGTGGAAGGTCTGACCAGAGTCTCCTCAAGTGTCGAGACTGGTAAGTCTCTTTTGCTGCGTTTCTGCCACCCCTTGTCTATCTTTGGTGATATTGAATTGATTCAGAAAGTGGTTGTACAGTCACAGGTGCAGGCTGTGCAGCCCTCCAAATTCCTGTTTTTAGACATAGAATTCGTTGAACGAAAATTAATGCAGGATTATCGTTTTTTGAATGAAATGCTCAAACATCTGTCCTATAAACTGCAGACATGTACAGCGGCATCCCGAATCAACTCACTATCCTCCGTTGAAGAACGGTTCGCTATCTATTTGATGTCCACTCGTCTGCCCAAAGAGTTTGGCAAGGAAATAAGCACGCCTCACATTCCGGAAATAGCATCCGTAATCGGTACAACACCCCGACACTTAAATCGCCTCATTCAGAAACTGTCCGATCTGGAAATCCTGTGCAAAAAAAGAAAAGGTTTTGTGGTGCTCGATTGGGGGCGGGTGGATGAACTATCAAATGGATTGCGTTATGACTAG
- the msrA gene encoding peptide-methionine (S)-S-oxide reductase MsrA: MEKATFAGGCFWCMVSPFEEQPGIHGIISGYMGGTVENPTYEQVLTGETGHLEVVQISFDPAIFPYEKLLELYWPQIDPTDATGQGNDRKSQYRAAILYHNEEQRQLALKSREELGKTGRFDKPVVTAIEEASVFYPAEEYHQNFHRKDPKYYKESRIYSGRDEIIKKYWS; encoded by the coding sequence ATCGAAAAAGCAACGTTTGCCGGGGGATGTTTCTGGTGTATGGTAAGTCCTTTTGAAGAGCAACCCGGCATTCACGGAATTATATCCGGATACATGGGTGGAACCGTAGAAAACCCTACATATGAGCAAGTATTGACCGGGGAAACAGGACATTTGGAAGTTGTGCAAATCTCGTTTGATCCAGCCATTTTCCCGTATGAGAAATTGCTTGAGCTTTACTGGCCACAGATCGATCCGACAGATGCAACAGGTCAGGGTAATGATCGTAAGAGCCAATATCGGGCTGCCATTCTGTATCACAATGAAGAACAACGCCAATTGGCCCTGAAATCACGAGAGGAACTCGGCAAAACAGGCCGATTCGATAAACCTGTTGTTACTGCCATTGAGGAAGCCTCCGTATTTTATCCGGCAGAAGAATATCATCAAAATTTCCACCGCAAAGATCCAAAATATTATAAAGAATCCCGGATTTATTCCGGACGCGATGAAATTATTAAGAAATATTGGAGTTAA